In one window of Acidovorax sp. HDW3 DNA:
- a CDS encoding DUF4126 domain-containing protein produces the protein MDALWLQCVQWLHRLGLHLDADTAQSVAEGAARATQQLDMPSLLALAAALGWASGVRLYAVVFLVGAMGALGWLPLPAGLAVLQHPAVLLASGFMLCVEFFADKLPWLDSLWDGLHAFIRVPAGVALAAGVFSADHASMAVVAGLLGGTLSATALATKMTARAAANTSPEPFSNWGLSLLEDGLVLGAVWLATQHPLLFGVALVLTLALSVLLLIVLFKFLRAVLRRVASVFSASAKVV, from the coding sequence ATGGACGCCCTTTGGCTGCAATGCGTGCAATGGCTCCACCGCCTGGGCCTGCACCTGGACGCCGATACGGCCCAATCCGTGGCCGAGGGCGCGGCGCGTGCCACGCAGCAGCTCGACATGCCCAGCCTGCTGGCGCTGGCCGCCGCCCTGGGCTGGGCCAGCGGCGTGCGGCTGTACGCCGTGGTGTTCCTGGTCGGCGCCATGGGGGCGCTGGGCTGGCTGCCGCTGCCAGCGGGCCTGGCCGTGCTGCAGCACCCGGCGGTGCTGCTGGCCAGCGGCTTCATGCTGTGCGTGGAGTTTTTTGCCGACAAGCTGCCCTGGCTCGATTCGCTGTGGGATGGCCTGCACGCCTTCATCCGCGTGCCCGCCGGTGTGGCATTGGCAGCGGGCGTGTTCAGCGCCGACCACGCCAGCATGGCCGTGGTCGCGGGCCTCTTGGGCGGCACGCTCTCGGCCACGGCGCTGGCCACCAAGATGACGGCACGCGCAGCGGCCAACACCTCGCCCGAGCCGTTTTCCAACTGGGGCCTGTCCTTGCTGGAAGACGGCCTGGTGCTCGGCGCCGTCTGGCTGGCCACGCAGCACCCTCTGCTGTTTGGCGTGGCGCTGGTGCTCACGCTGGCGCTGTCGGTGCTGCTCTTGATCGTGCTTTTCAAGTTTCTGCGCGCCGTGCTGCGGCGCGTCGCTTCTGTGTTTTCCGCTTCTGCCAAGGTGGTTTGA
- a CDS encoding acetyl/propionyl/methylcrotonyl-CoA carboxylase subunit alpha, translated as MFTKILIANRGEIACRVAATARRLGVKTVAVYSDADAQAKHVAACDEAIHIGGSAPKDSYLRWERIIEAAKQTGAQAIHPGYGFLSENEDFAQACAAAGLVFIGPPASAIQAMGLKAESKRLMAKAGVPLVPGYQGEDQDPALLQREADAIGYPVLIKASAGGGGKGMRRVERSEDFAAALASCQREAINSFGNDAVLVEKYVLRPRHIEIQVFGDSLGHCVYLFERDCSVQRRHQKVLEEAPAPGMTEALRQRMGEAAVAAAQAVGYVGAGTVEFIVEQPGGYEAPEQMKFYFMEMNTRLQVEHPVTEAITGQDLVEWQLRVASGEPLPKRQDELQIIGHAIEARICAENPDNQFLPATGRLAVYRKPACTSFERGAVRFDDGVREGDAISPFYDSMIAKLIVHGEDRAQALARLDAALAQTHIVGLANNVQFLRHVVQSPSFGKAQLDTALIERERAVLFDQDRLGLALTAAAAIAQQLQAERAQEGADPFSRRDGWQSHGLMQRRFALDWGGQPWQAQLQYGRAGALQLALADAAGAPVAGGLLTVQAQGAALLLTFAGQRCLVQVDVEGERRHVFTPQGAGSIGLRDPLAHAGEATAAAGGLNAPMPGKLLSFAVEVGQHVRPGQVLAVMEAMKMEHSICAPQEGVVAELLYAPGEQVTEGAPLLRLE; from the coding sequence ATGTTTACCAAAATCCTGATTGCTAACAGGGGCGAGATCGCCTGCCGCGTCGCTGCCACCGCGCGCCGCCTGGGCGTGAAGACCGTCGCCGTGTATTCCGACGCCGACGCCCAGGCCAAGCATGTGGCAGCTTGCGACGAGGCCATCCACATTGGCGGCAGCGCGCCCAAGGACAGCTATCTGCGCTGGGAGCGCATCATCGAAGCGGCCAAGCAGACGGGCGCCCAGGCCATCCACCCCGGTTATGGTTTTTTGAGTGAAAACGAGGACTTTGCCCAGGCCTGCGCTGCGGCTGGGTTGGTGTTCATCGGCCCGCCGGCCAGTGCCATCCAGGCCATGGGCCTCAAGGCCGAGTCCAAGCGCCTGATGGCCAAGGCCGGCGTGCCGCTGGTGCCCGGCTACCAGGGCGAGGACCAGGACCCCGCCCTGCTGCAGCGCGAGGCCGACGCCATTGGCTACCCCGTGCTCATCAAGGCCAGCGCGGGCGGCGGTGGCAAGGGGATGCGGCGGGTGGAGAGAAGCGAAGACTTTGCCGCCGCGCTCGCATCCTGCCAGCGCGAGGCCATCAACAGCTTCGGCAACGACGCCGTGCTGGTCGAAAAATACGTGCTGCGCCCGCGCCACATTGAAATTCAGGTGTTTGGCGACAGCCTAGGCCACTGCGTGTACCTGTTCGAGCGCGACTGCTCCGTGCAGCGGCGCCACCAGAAGGTGCTGGAAGAAGCCCCCGCCCCCGGCATGACCGAAGCCCTGCGCCAAAGAATGGGCGAGGCGGCAGTGGCGGCGGCACAGGCCGTGGGCTATGTCGGCGCGGGCACGGTGGAGTTCATCGTCGAGCAGCCGGGCGGCTACGAGGCGCCCGAGCAGATGAAGTTCTACTTTATGGAGATGAACACGCGCTTGCAGGTGGAGCACCCCGTCACCGAGGCCATCACCGGCCAAGACCTGGTGGAGTGGCAGCTGCGCGTGGCCAGCGGCGAGCCGCTTCCGAAGCGCCAGGACGAACTCCAAATCATCGGCCACGCCATCGAGGCGCGCATCTGCGCCGAGAACCCGGACAACCAGTTTCTGCCCGCCACCGGCCGCCTGGCCGTCTACCGCAAGCCTGCCTGCACCAGCTTTGAACGCGGCGCGGTGCGCTTTGACGACGGCGTGCGCGAGGGCGACGCCATCAGCCCCTTCTACGACAGCATGATCGCCAAGCTCATCGTGCATGGCGAAGACCGTGCGCAGGCGCTGGCGCGGCTCGATGCGGCGCTGGCGCAGACGCACATCGTCGGCCTGGCCAACAACGTGCAGTTTCTGCGCCATGTGGTGCAAAGCCCCTCGTTTGGTAAGGCGCAGCTCGATACGGCGCTGATCGAGCGCGAGCGCGCCGTGCTGTTTGACCAGGACAGGCTGGGCCTGGCGCTGACGGCGGCAGCGGCCATTGCGCAGCAGCTGCAGGCCGAGCGGGCGCAAGAGGGGGCCGACCCCTTCAGCCGCCGCGACGGCTGGCAGTCGCACGGCCTGATGCAGCGGCGCTTTGCCCTGGACTGGGGCGGGCAGCCTTGGCAGGCGCAGCTGCAGTACGGGCGTGCCGGGGCGCTGCAGCTGGCGCTGGCGGACGCCGCAGGTGCGCCCGTGGCCGGTGGGCTGCTCACGGTGCAGGCGCAGGGCGCTGCGCTGCTGCTGACCTTTGCCGGCCAGCGCTGCCTGGTGCAGGTGGACGTGGAGGGCGAGCGCCGCCATGTGTTCACGCCCCAGGGGGCGGGCAGCATAGGGTTGCGCGATCCGCTGGCGCACGCGGGCGAGGCCACCGCCGCCGCCGGCGGCCTGAACGCGCCCATGCCGGGCAAGCTGCTGTCTTTTGCCGTCGAAGTGGGCCAGCATGTGCGCCCCGGCCAGGTGCTGGCGGTGATGGAGGCCATGAAAATGGAGCACAGCATTTGCGCGCCGCAAGAGGGCGTGGTCGCCGAGCTGCTCTACGCCCCGGGCGAGCAGGTGACCGAGGGCGCGCCGCTGCTGCGGCTGGAGTGA
- a CDS encoding sulfatase-like hydrolase/transferase — protein sequence MSLSFLRPRQGAVPLWQLALVWWFLCSPVLWMWPGGRSLLDTVVSALLLAPVFLWRRAVPWVAALLVLIGAAYLGYFFAVRSAPDEFFWFTLLGSNPQEALEYAGSYRWQALLQLLAWALPALWLVGWLARRTPALQRRWARALLMVLALLWPLWAAVAVTKGYSVEEALRKANRIYPLALFETLARQQTAAAQVFKVPPVAPPTAPARADLIVLVIGESASAQRWSLLGYGGHDTNAALRPLPGLQVLPVLSNGNNTAQTVPLLLSGQALAQLPAQGLVTYLDWARAAGFHTVTLSNQTTSGTAETFFHAAYRQRSAQYLALPAGSFDEALTAPLAQALAQHAQAPLLVTVHTYGSHPRVAGRTPPARAHWDDPYDNSQAYTSELLAEWIGLLQQQAPGRRSLLLYISDHGLNLTDCGGQYTHGSAPSAYEVPLLLWANPAFAQAQPEWMAALAAHAQASADGLPRYDNRVFPATVADLLGYHLPYPSLGAGQQPPEPQFAGQPYRQLRQQPSCDLSIVPTVSTVRP from the coding sequence ATGTCCCTGTCTTTTCTTCGTCCCCGGCAGGGGGCGGTGCCGCTGTGGCAGCTGGCGCTGGTCTGGTGGTTTTTGTGCAGCCCCGTGCTGTGGATGTGGCCTGGCGGGCGCAGCTTGCTCGATACCGTGGTCTCGGCCCTGCTGCTGGCGCCGGTGTTTTTGTGGCGCCGCGCCGTGCCTTGGGTGGCGGCGCTGCTGGTGCTCATCGGCGCGGCCTACCTGGGGTATTTTTTTGCCGTGCGCAGCGCGCCGGACGAATTTTTCTGGTTCACCTTGCTGGGCTCGAACCCGCAGGAAGCGCTGGAATACGCTGGCTCCTACCGCTGGCAGGCGCTCCTGCAGCTGCTGGCCTGGGCCCTGCCGGCGCTGTGGCTGGTGGGCTGGCTCGCGCGGCGCACGCCCGCGCTGCAGCGGCGCTGGGCGCGGGCGCTGCTCATGGTGCTGGCGCTGCTGTGGCCGCTGTGGGCCGCGGTGGCCGTGACCAAGGGCTACAGCGTGGAGGAGGCGCTGCGCAAGGCCAACCGCATCTATCCCCTGGCCCTGTTTGAAACCCTGGCGCGCCAGCAGACGGCAGCGGCCCAGGTCTTCAAGGTGCCGCCCGTGGCGCCGCCCACGGCGCCGGCGCGCGCCGACCTGATCGTGCTCGTGATTGGCGAGAGCGCCAGCGCCCAGCGCTGGTCGCTGCTGGGCTACGGCGGGCATGACACCAACGCCGCGCTGCGCCCGCTGCCCGGGCTGCAGGTGCTGCCGGTGCTCAGCAATGGCAACAACACCGCGCAAACCGTGCCCCTGCTGCTCAGCGGCCAGGCGCTGGCGCAGCTGCCGGCGCAGGGCCTGGTGACCTACCTCGACTGGGCGCGGGCGGCGGGCTTTCACACCGTCACCCTGAGCAACCAAACCACCTCGGGCACGGCCGAGACGTTCTTCCACGCCGCCTACCGCCAGCGCTCCGCGCAGTACCTGGCGCTGCCTGCCGGCTCTTTTGACGAGGCGCTGACGGCGCCGCTGGCGCAGGCGCTGGCGCAGCACGCGCAGGCGCCGCTGCTGGTCACCGTGCACACCTACGGCAGCCACCCGCGCGTGGCCGGGCGCACGCCGCCAGCGCGCGCGCACTGGGACGACCCCTACGACAACAGCCAGGCCTACACCAGCGAGCTGCTGGCCGAGTGGATCGGCCTGCTGCAGCAGCAGGCGCCAGGGCGGCGATCGCTGCTGCTGTACATCTCCGACCACGGCCTGAACCTGACCGACTGCGGCGGCCAGTACACCCACGGCAGCGCCCCCAGCGCCTACGAAGTGCCGCTGCTGCTGTGGGCCAACCCGGCGTTTGCGCAGGCGCAGCCAGAGTGGATGGCGGCGCTGGCCGCGCACGCCCAGGCCAGCGCCGACGGCCTGCCGCGCTACGACAACCGCGTCTTTCCCGCCACCGTGGCCGATCTGCTGGGCTACCACCTGCCCTACCCGTCGCTGGGGGCGGGGCAACAACCGCCCGAGCCGCAGTTTGCCGGCCAGCCCTACCGCCAGCTGCGCCAGCAGCCCAGCTGCGATCTCTCTATCGTTCCTACTGTTTCTACCGTGAGGCCCTAG
- a CDS encoding hydroxymethylglutaryl-CoA lyase, with amino-acid sequence MNLPARVRIIDVGPRDGLQNEKQPVPTEVKIGLVQRLQDAGLAEIEATSYVSPKWVPQMADNHAVMAGIVRQPGVRYSVLTPNLQGWEAAVQDRPDEIVVFGAASEAFSQKNINCSIAESIERFAPVVAAARAAGVAVRGAMSCTVGCPYEGDIAPQQVAYLAGLMKGIGVERVDVADTIGVGTPRKVQRALEAALTHYGIDQVSGHFHDTYGQALTNTLAALQLGVWNFQASVAGLGGCPYAKGATGNVATEDVVFMLHGMGIDTGISLDRLVDAGAYISDFLGRPVQSRAGLALLRKRAG; translated from the coding sequence ATGAACCTTCCTGCGCGTGTTCGCATCATTGACGTTGGTCCGCGTGACGGCCTGCAAAACGAAAAACAGCCCGTGCCGACCGAGGTCAAGATCGGCCTGGTGCAGCGCCTGCAAGACGCGGGCCTGGCCGAGATCGAGGCCACCAGCTACGTCAGCCCCAAGTGGGTGCCGCAGATGGCCGACAACCATGCCGTCATGGCCGGCATCGTGCGCCAGCCGGGCGTGCGCTACAGCGTGCTCACGCCCAACCTCCAGGGCTGGGAGGCGGCGGTGCAGGACCGGCCCGACGAGATCGTGGTGTTTGGCGCCGCCAGCGAGGCTTTCAGCCAGAAGAACATCAACTGCAGCATTGCCGAGAGCATCGAGCGCTTTGCCCCCGTGGTGGCGGCGGCGCGCGCCGCTGGCGTGGCCGTGCGCGGCGCCATGAGCTGCACCGTGGGCTGCCCCTACGAGGGCGACATTGCCCCGCAGCAGGTGGCCTACCTGGCGGGCTTGATGAAGGGCATTGGCGTTGAGCGCGTGGACGTGGCCGACACCATCGGCGTGGGCACGCCGCGCAAGGTGCAGCGCGCCCTGGAGGCGGCACTCACGCACTACGGCATCGACCAGGTCAGCGGCCATTTCCACGACACCTACGGCCAGGCCCTGACCAACACCCTGGCGGCGCTGCAGCTGGGGGTGTGGAACTTTCAGGCCAGCGTCGCCGGCCTGGGCGGCTGCCCCTACGCCAAGGGCGCGACGGGCAACGTGGCGACCGAGGACGTGGTCTTCATGCTGCACGGCATGGGCATAGACACCGGCATCTCTCTCGACCGGCTGGTGGACGCGGGGGCGTACATCAGCGACTTCCTGGGCCGCCCGGTGCAGTCGCGCGCGGGCCTGGCGCTGCTGCGCAAACGGGCGGGGTGA
- a CDS encoding DUF1289 domain-containing protein produces MDAIEMLAARACQISAAGQFDPKDGSAVPSPCIDICRLAPDRSHCEGCLRSLDDIRAWGQADAEQRRAIWRRLLQRAGIATPQGLA; encoded by the coding sequence ATGGACGCTATTGAAATGCTAGCTGCTCGCGCTTGCCAGATAAGCGCTGCAGGCCAATTTGACCCCAAAGACGGCAGCGCTGTGCCCTCGCCCTGCATTGATATTTGTCGCCTGGCCCCGGACCGCAGCCACTGCGAGGGCTGCCTGCGCAGCCTCGACGACATCCGCGCCTGGGGCCAGGCCGACGCCGAGCAGCGCCGCGCCATCTGGCGCCGGCTGCTGCAGCGCGCCGGCATCGCCACGCCGCAGGGGCTGGCATGA
- a CDS encoding 2-hydroxychromene-2-carboxylate isomerase yields MKTITCYLDFVSPYAWLAFAQLPEQLAGLSYRVQYRPVLLGALLNAHANPGPAGIAPKRDWTYRHVRWLGQYLGCGLEMPAAHPFDPLPLLRLALECSADGSINRFTADAVLRHVWHGGADALAPERLAQLRQQLQAQLRSDAAQAKVLLRSNTEAAQQRGVFGVPTFEVDGQLFWGLDSLPMLRAYLVGDSPAPSPASVAQAAPG; encoded by the coding sequence ATGAAAACCATCACCTGCTACCTCGACTTCGTCTCGCCCTACGCCTGGCTGGCGTTTGCGCAGCTGCCCGAGCAGCTCGCTGGCCTGAGCTACCGCGTGCAGTACCGCCCGGTGCTGCTGGGCGCGCTGCTGAACGCGCACGCCAACCCCGGCCCCGCCGGCATCGCCCCCAAGCGCGACTGGACGTACCGCCACGTGCGCTGGCTCGGCCAGTACCTGGGCTGCGGCCTGGAGATGCCGGCTGCGCACCCCTTCGACCCGCTGCCGCTGTTGCGCCTGGCGCTCGAATGCAGCGCAGACGGCAGCATCAACCGCTTCACCGCCGACGCTGTGCTGCGCCACGTCTGGCACGGCGGCGCCGACGCCCTGGCGCCCGAGCGCCTGGCGCAGCTGCGCCAGCAGCTGCAGGCGCAGCTGCGCAGCGATGCGGCGCAGGCCAAGGTGCTGCTGCGCAGCAACACCGAGGCGGCGCAGCAGCGCGGCGTTTTTGGCGTGCCCACCTTCGAGGTCGATGGGCAATTGTTCTGGGGCCTGGACAGCCTGCCCATGCTGCGCGCCTATCTCGTTGGCGACAGCCCGGCGCCATCGCCTGCAAGCGTGGCGCAAGCCGCGCCGGGTTGA
- a CDS encoding DUF294 nucleotidyltransferase-like domain-containing protein yields the protein MPNAFNFSASPFDCLDAEEQALVRASVDIAYYPEGAVVLDVGDAPAHLFVIIKGYVTQTEGEDMLATYGPDDCFDGRGLVAGRVSSRFTVAEELVTYQLARATVQELIARNRNFGALLFADLGHKLSTLAQRAEQHEMQSLLMARVDQAYLRPAHRVHAAADIVSVARLFQQERTTSVLVEGLPGAEGGLGIFTATSLQRAILDGRSLSTLAVGELASHPVVTVRASATMGDAMALLLRARVHRLVVLDDAGRVLGLLRALDLFSFVANQSHLISVQIEQARDLDMLAQAAAQVTRLVGVLHRGGTRIALMAQLVQQLNARLFERAWQMIAPPELQAHSCLFVMGSEGRGEQLLKTDQDNGLLLRDGYTPPSDLQAICERFSDALARFGYPECKGGIMLRNPEWRGSVSDWSERVRDWFLQPQGDSLMHLAIFLDAHAVAGDARLLAEVRQRLLQLAGDSDALVARFALAIDAFGSPAPWWNRLLGLGGEGPMNLKKAGIFPIVHGVRSLALARRVRATGTAERISALVADSQLDENLGQELLQGLHFLMGLRLQAGLAELQLGREVTGNVDPARLSSLERDLLKDALQAVKRFKAYLHQRLRLDAV from the coding sequence ATGCCCAACGCCTTTAATTTCTCTGCCTCGCCCTTCGATTGCCTGGACGCCGAGGAGCAGGCGCTGGTGCGCGCCAGCGTTGACATTGCCTACTACCCCGAGGGCGCGGTGGTGCTCGACGTGGGCGACGCGCCGGCGCACCTGTTCGTCATCATCAAGGGCTACGTCACGCAGACCGAGGGCGAGGACATGCTCGCCACCTACGGCCCGGACGATTGTTTTGATGGCCGGGGGCTGGTCGCCGGGCGCGTGAGCAGCCGCTTTACGGTGGCCGAGGAGCTGGTGACCTACCAGCTCGCGCGCGCCACGGTGCAGGAGCTGATCGCGCGCAACCGCAACTTTGGCGCGCTGCTGTTTGCCGACCTGGGGCACAAGCTCAGCACCCTGGCGCAGCGCGCCGAGCAGCACGAGATGCAGTCGCTTTTGATGGCGCGCGTCGATCAGGCCTACCTGCGCCCGGCGCACCGCGTGCACGCGGCGGCCGACATCGTCTCGGTGGCGCGGCTGTTTCAGCAAGAGCGCACTACCAGCGTGCTGGTCGAGGGCCTGCCTGGCGCCGAGGGTGGGCTGGGGATTTTTACCGCCACCTCGTTGCAGCGCGCCATCCTCGATGGGCGTTCGCTCTCGACCCTGGCCGTGGGCGAGCTCGCCAGCCACCCGGTCGTCACCGTGCGCGCCAGCGCCACCATGGGCGATGCCATGGCGCTGCTCTTGCGCGCGCGCGTGCACCGCCTGGTGGTGCTGGACGACGCCGGGCGCGTGCTCGGGCTGCTGCGCGCGCTCGACCTGTTCAGCTTCGTTGCCAACCAGTCGCATTTGATCTCGGTGCAGATCGAGCAGGCGCGCGACCTGGACATGCTGGCGCAGGCGGCGGCGCAGGTCACGCGCCTGGTGGGTGTGCTGCACCGGGGCGGCACGCGCATTGCCCTCATGGCGCAGCTGGTGCAGCAGCTCAACGCGCGCCTGTTCGAGCGCGCCTGGCAGATGATCGCGCCGCCCGAGCTGCAGGCGCACAGTTGCCTGTTCGTCATGGGCAGCGAGGGGCGCGGCGAGCAGCTTTTGAAAACCGACCAGGACAACGGCCTGCTGCTGCGCGACGGCTACACCCCGCCGTCTGACCTGCAGGCCATCTGCGAGCGCTTTTCTGACGCCCTGGCGCGCTTTGGCTACCCCGAGTGCAAGGGCGGCATCATGCTGCGCAACCCCGAGTGGCGCGGCAGCGTCAGCGACTGGAGCGAGCGCGTGCGCGACTGGTTCCTGCAGCCCCAGGGCGACAGCTTGATGCACCTGGCCATCTTTTTGGATGCCCATGCCGTCGCCGGCGATGCGCGCCTGCTGGCCGAGGTGCGCCAGCGCCTGCTGCAGCTCGCCGGCGACAGCGACGCCCTGGTGGCGCGCTTTGCCCTGGCGATCGACGCCTTCGGCAGCCCCGCGCCCTGGTGGAACCGCCTGCTGGGCCTGGGCGGCGAGGGGCCCATGAACCTGAAGAAGGCCGGCATCTTCCCCATCGTGCACGGCGTGCGCAGCCTGGCACTGGCGCGGCGCGTGCGCGCCACCGGCACGGCCGAGCGCATCAGCGCCCTGGTGGCCGACAGTCAGCTCGACGAAAACCTGGGCCAGGAGCTGCTGCAGGGGCTGCACTTTTTGATGGGCCTGCGCCTGCAGGCCGGGCTGGCGGAGCTGCAGCTCGGGCGTGAGGTGACGGGCAACGTCGATCCGGCGCGGCTGTCGAGCCTGGAGCGCGATTTGCTCAAAGACGCCTTGCAGGCCGTCAAACGCTTCAAGGCCTACCTGCACCAGCGCCTGCGGCTGGACGCGGTATGA
- a CDS encoding 3'-5' exonuclease: protein MSRRATRPLPPWWQQLRRWWLLYHLGEPEFAFMFEPPPPGEWVALDCETTGLNPRSDEIISIGAVRIVGERILTSERLELLIRPERSVSAESVRIHRLRSKDLEGGLPRDEAMRRLMHFIGSRPLVGYYLEFDLAMINRAVWPLLGMGLPQPRIEVSALYHDLQFQRLPPYQQQGNADIDLRFDTIMRTLGLPQRDAHDALNDAVMAAMAFIKLRRLQSGSAR from the coding sequence ATGAGCCGCCGCGCCACGCGCCCCCTGCCGCCGTGGTGGCAGCAGCTGCGCCGCTGGTGGTTGCTGTACCACCTGGGCGAGCCGGAGTTCGCCTTCATGTTCGAGCCGCCGCCGCCGGGCGAATGGGTGGCGCTCGATTGTGAAACCACGGGCCTGAACCCGCGCAGCGACGAGATCATCTCCATCGGCGCGGTGCGCATCGTGGGCGAGCGCATTCTGACCAGCGAGCGCCTGGAGCTGCTCATTCGCCCCGAGCGCAGCGTGTCTGCCGAGAGCGTGCGCATCCACCGCCTGCGCAGCAAAGACCTCGAAGGCGGCCTGCCGCGCGACGAGGCCATGCGCCGGCTGATGCACTTCATTGGCAGCCGCCCGCTGGTGGGCTACTACCTGGAGTTTGACCTGGCGATGATCAACCGCGCTGTCTGGCCGCTGCTGGGCATGGGCCTGCCGCAGCCGCGCATCGAGGTGTCGGCGCTGTACCACGACCTGCAGTTCCAGCGCCTGCCGCCGTACCAGCAGCAGGGCAATGCCGACATCGACCTGCGCTTTGACACCATCATGCGCACCCTGGGCCTGCCCCAGCGCGATGCGCATGACGCGCTCAACGACGCCGTCATGGCGGCCATGGCCTTCATCAAGCTGCGCCGCCTTCAGTCGGGCAGCGCCAGGTAA
- a CDS encoding methyl-accepting chemotaxis protein gives MNFSAMKVATRLGLGFALVIVLGLVVAILGRLELQTIGRQLQQLSEQEMVKVELASQVKDNLNEVARSVRNVLLLHDAAEMQEQMQRITSARERNATVMQSLDKLLQHPENRQLLDKIHGLRQRYAESVDKAAALGLRNEDEAAAKVLFGETRIVMAEYFQTLDSLIALQKRVMALATQQAQEQAARTGTLMLVLAFVVLVLGVGTTWLITRSITRALGGEPAYASHIAAEIAAGNLAVTIQTAAGDGHSLLAQMRAMRDALAQVVASVRGSSEAVASASGQIAQGNHDLSARTESQASALEETAASMEQLSSTVRHNADNAQQANALAQSASQVATQGGAVVAQVVDTMRGISSASQRIADIIGVIDGIAFQTNILALNAAVEAARAGEQGRGFAVVASEVRQLAQRSAEAAKEIKLLIHDSSAQVQQGTQLVDNAGSTMDEVVASIRRVTDIMGEISAASREQSAGVAQVGEAVTQMDQATQQNAALVEEMAAAAGSLSQQARDLVQAVAVFHLTGTAPHAAQHGRAQGSAAGTRAPQGCHASAAPLGGPAYLALPD, from the coding sequence ATGAACTTTTCAGCCATGAAGGTGGCCACCCGTCTTGGGCTGGGTTTTGCGCTGGTCATCGTGCTCGGCCTGGTCGTCGCCATCCTGGGGCGCCTGGAATTGCAGACCATTGGCCGCCAGCTGCAGCAGCTGAGCGAGCAAGAGATGGTCAAGGTCGAGCTCGCCAGCCAGGTCAAGGACAACCTCAACGAAGTGGCGCGCAGCGTGCGCAACGTGCTGCTGTTGCACGACGCAGCCGAGATGCAAGAGCAGATGCAGCGCATCACCAGCGCCCGCGAGCGCAACGCCACCGTGATGCAGTCGCTCGACAAGCTGCTGCAGCACCCCGAAAACCGCCAGCTGCTCGACAAAATCCACGGATTGCGCCAGCGCTATGCCGAATCGGTGGACAAGGCCGCCGCCTTGGGCCTGCGCAACGAGGATGAGGCCGCCGCCAAGGTGCTGTTTGGCGAAACCCGCATCGTCATGGCCGAGTACTTCCAAACCCTGGACAGCTTGATTGCGCTGCAAAAACGCGTCATGGCGCTGGCCACGCAACAGGCGCAGGAACAGGCCGCACGCACCGGCACGCTGATGCTGGTGCTGGCCTTTGTCGTGCTCGTGCTGGGGGTGGGAACGACCTGGCTGATTACCCGCTCCATCACCCGTGCCTTGGGCGGCGAGCCGGCCTACGCCAGCCACATCGCCGCCGAGATTGCGGCGGGCAACCTGGCGGTCACCATCCAGACCGCCGCCGGCGACGGGCACAGCCTGCTGGCGCAGATGCGTGCCATGCGCGACGCGCTGGCGCAGGTGGTCGCCAGCGTGCGCGGCAGCAGCGAGGCCGTGGCCAGCGCCAGCGGACAAATCGCCCAGGGCAATCACGACTTGTCGGCCCGCACCGAGAGCCAGGCGAGCGCACTGGAAGAAACTGCTGCGTCGATGGAGCAGCTCAGCTCCACCGTGCGCCACAACGCCGACAACGCCCAGCAGGCCAACGCCCTGGCGCAAAGCGCCAGCCAGGTGGCCACCCAGGGCGGCGCGGTGGTGGCGCAGGTGGTGGACACCATGCGCGGCATCAGCAGCGCCAGCCAGCGCATTGCCGACATCATCGGCGTCATCGACGGCATTGCCTTTCAGACCAACATCCTGGCGCTCAACGCCGCCGTCGAAGCCGCCCGCGCCGGTGAGCAAGGCCGGGGCTTTGCCGTGGTGGCCAGCGAGGTGCGCCAGCTGGCGCAGCGCAGCGCCGAAGCGGCCAAGGAGATCAAGCTGCTGATCCACGACAGCAGCGCCCAGGTGCAGCAGGGCACGCAGCTCGTCGATAACGCCGGCAGCACCATGGACGAGGTAGTAGCCAGCATCCGCCGCGTGACGGACATCATGGGCGAGATCAGCGCTGCCAGCCGCGAGCAAAGCGCGGGCGTGGCCCAGGTGGGCGAGGCCGTGACGCAGATGGACCAGGCCACGCAGCAAAACGCGGCCCTGGTCGAAGAAATGGCTGCCGCTGCGGGCAGTCTGAGCCAACAGGCGCGCGATTTGGTCCAAGCCGTGGCTGTGTTCCACCTCACGGGCACAGCGCCCCATGCAGCGCAGCACGGCCGCGCCCAGGGTAGCGCGGCTGGCACGCGCGCACCGCAGGGGTGCCACGCCAGCGCTGCGCCGCTCGGGGGGCCGGCTTACCTGGCGCTGCCCGACTGA